The following proteins come from a genomic window of Synergistota bacterium:
- the pstC gene encoding phosphate ABC transporter permease subunit PstC, whose product MEEKVAKGIVFVSALLTIIATLGIVVMLFEEGMPLFREVSPLKFFLGKQWYPTYIPPAFGILPIIVGTIVITLGALIVGIPLGLGAAIYMAFFARPKVRETLKPILEVLACIPSVIYGFFGMVVLGPFIKNLFDLPLGLNAFTASIVLGIMIIPLVASVAEDSMSMVPHELLEASYALGATKWRTVTHVVIPTAWSGILSSIFLGMGRAIGETMTVLMVAGGAAKIPKSIFDPVRTMTATIAAEMGEAPFGSLHYHALFAIGMILFIITVLLNFIADKFGKRRIYL is encoded by the coding sequence ATGGAGGAGAAGGTAGCTAAGGGGATAGTTTTCGTTTCAGCTTTGTTGACGATTATCGCTACCTTAGGAATAGTTGTAATGCTCTTTGAGGAGGGGATGCCTCTGTTTAGAGAGGTATCCCCTTTGAAATTTTTCCTTGGTAAGCAATGGTATCCAACATATATCCCGCCCGCCTTTGGGATCCTTCCTATAATTGTTGGGACCATCGTTATTACATTGGGAGCGCTGATTGTTGGGATACCTTTAGGACTTGGGGCAGCTATATATATGGCCTTTTTCGCTCGCCCTAAGGTGAGAGAAACCTTAAAGCCTATTCTTGAGGTTTTGGCATGCATACCATCTGTTATATACGGCTTCTTTGGCATGGTGGTGTTAGGCCCATTTATTAAGAACCTGTTTGATTTGCCTTTAGGGCTTAACGCTTTTACCGCTTCTATAGTTCTCGGAATAATGATAATACCTTTAGTAGCAAGCGTTGCTGAGGATTCTATGTCTATGGTTCCTCATGAGCTTTTGGAAGCTTCTTATGCTCTTGGAGCGACAAAATGGAGAACGGTTACCCATGTGGTTATACCGACGGCGTGGTCTGGAATTCTTTCGAGTATATTTTTGGGAATGGGAAGAGCTATAGGAGAAACCATGACTGTTTTAATGGTAGCTGGTGGAGCCGCTAAAATACCCAAGTCTATATTCGATCCTGTTAGAACTATGACTGCGACGATAGCGGCTGAAATGGGCGAGGCTCCTTTTGGTAGCCTTCATTACCATGCTCTGTTTGCTATAGGAATGATACTTTTTATTATAACGGTCCTTTTAAATTTTATTGCTGATAAGTTCGGTAAGAGGAGGATTTATCTATGA
- a CDS encoding ATP-binding protein, producing MRWRDKFFLFLTFLLSIILVVSLASLKLRLLVVSIALLVFNFLFYRIEKKLKHLRHLLSYLKLGDYRVRIFVDSDDEISKVFSEINELARYMELSFKEGLKKEEKLKALFDLLDDPVVLIDEVGRIVEANRSFYFLLEKDSGKEFKGRWYWELFRDGNFFELFSLIKEKGSVRNFRLSLKDRVFLSNGSLLKSGLLICLKEITEEVRLRERESNLISSIAHEIKTPLAAIKGAAETLEEEIGENRLLSIVKRNVERLTKIVSDLLTLQEVEREIVRKESLNLIELIKDVLSLLEGEAKRKGISLILESPEEKVFIEGDRILFESAFLNLIENAIKYNVEGGSVKVIVEGSKGAIKVVVEDTGIGIPKEHIPYIFEKFYVVDRSRSKRLGGAGLGLSIVKEVVSLHGGRVEVESEFGKGSRFTLTFPA from the coding sequence TTGAGATGGAGAGATAAGTTTTTCCTTTTTCTCACGTTTCTTTTGTCCATTATTCTTGTGGTTAGTTTAGCTTCCTTGAAGCTTAGACTTTTAGTGGTAAGTATAGCTTTGCTTGTTTTTAATTTTTTATTTTATAGGATTGAAAAGAAGCTTAAACATTTAAGGCATCTTCTTAGTTATCTTAAGCTTGGAGACTATAGGGTTAGAATATTCGTAGATAGCGATGATGAAATAAGTAAGGTTTTCAGCGAGATTAATGAGCTTGCTCGTTATATGGAGCTTTCGTTTAAAGAAGGCCTCAAAAAGGAGGAAAAACTTAAAGCTCTTTTTGATCTTTTAGATGATCCAGTGGTTTTGATAGATGAGGTTGGTAGGATAGTTGAAGCTAATAGATCTTTTTATTTTCTTCTTGAAAAGGATAGTGGTAAAGAATTCAAAGGTAGATGGTATTGGGAGCTTTTTAGGGATGGGAATTTCTTTGAGCTTTTTAGCTTAATTAAGGAGAAGGGAAGCGTTAGAAACTTTAGGCTTAGTTTGAAGGATAGGGTTTTTCTTAGCAATGGGTCGCTCTTAAAGAGCGGCCTTTTAATTTGTCTTAAGGAGATTACAGAGGAGGTACGCTTGCGGGAGAGAGAGTCAAACCTTATATCAAGTATCGCTCATGAAATAAAAACTCCCCTTGCGGCAATAAAGGGAGCAGCTGAGACTCTGGAGGAGGAAATAGGGGAAAACAGATTATTATCTATTGTGAAGAGGAACGTTGAAAGGCTTACCAAGATAGTTTCAGATCTTCTTACTCTTCAGGAGGTAGAAAGGGAAATAGTGAGAAAGGAATCCTTGAATTTAATAGAGCTTATTAAGGATGTGTTATCTCTTTTAGAGGGAGAAGCAAAAAGAAAAGGGATTTCCTTGATTTTGGAATCGCCTGAAGAAAAAGTTTTTATTGAGGGGGACAGAATTCTCTTTGAAAGCGCCTTTTTAAATTTGATTGAAAATGCCATAAAGTATAATGTCGAGGGAGGAAGTGTAAAAGTTATTGTCGAAGGCTCTAAAGGAGCTATTAAAGTAGTTGTTGAGGATACCGGTATAGGCATACCTAAAGAGCACATACCCTATATTTTTGAAAAGTTTTATGTAGTTGATAGATCTAGATCAAAGAGATTAGGTGGGGCGGGTCTAGGATTAAGTATAGTTAAGGAAGTAGTATCTCTTCATGGTGGAAGAGTAGAGGTTGAAAGCGAGTTTGGCAAAGGAAGTAGATTTACATTAACATTTCCAGCTTAA
- a CDS encoding TRAP transporter small permease subunit encodes MGLFIWKFLEKAEQTILVIVSLVVTFLVMAEVILRYVFARPLMGIEELATLVGCWLYFIGSAHASRERSHIMADVLNVIVKTPRNFLKIKFVITIFTFIMTIIFLQWSWNYIKWALKVPEYTPSLRIPLVYAQVAMLISAILMVFYTFVEIVDYTLQLLGKREIRFKKEEELSPEIEKS; translated from the coding sequence ATGGGTCTTTTTATTTGGAAGTTTCTTGAGAAGGCAGAACAGACGATTTTAGTTATAGTTTCGTTAGTAGTTACCTTTTTAGTAATGGCGGAGGTAATTCTAAGGTATGTTTTTGCTCGCCCTCTAATGGGGATTGAGGAGCTCGCCACCTTGGTTGGTTGTTGGCTTTACTTTATAGGTTCTGCACATGCTTCTAGAGAAAGAAGCCATATTATGGCAGATGTTTTAAATGTTATCGTAAAAACCCCAAGGAATTTCTTGAAGATTAAATTTGTGATAACTATATTTACTTTTATTATGACTATCATCTTTCTCCAATGGTCTTGGAATTATATAAAATGGGCTTTGAAAGTCCCTGAATATACTCCTTCTCTTAGGATTCCTCTCGTATATGCTCAAGTTGCTATGCTTATATCTGCGATTCTCATGGTTTTTTACACATTTGTAGAGATTGTGGACTATACCTTGCAGCTTTTGGGCAAGAGGGAGATAAGGTTTAAGAAGGAAGAAGAGCTGTCACCAGAAATTGAAAAAAGTTAG
- a CDS encoding TRAP transporter large permease, translating to MHIVIDILILIVGLSIGVPVPFAFMAAALYMALIAFPDISFLASVGFKALNSITLLSIPFFIMAGMLMGSSGIAERLVIFAEALLGRMRGGLGAATIWACAIFGAISGTASSAVAAIGTIMIPKLEERGYPRYYTTAMVSCAAILGQLIPPSVPMILYGWVTQTSITACFLSTVIPGILTATLYSIINYIMVKKNFPFVKVEPPAPGFEKFKIVARATRQSIWSLLMPVIILGGIYGGVTTPTEAAAVAVTYAIIVGFFVHKELTFKTFFKSLYTAATTSSVVVLMLFFVTILGRIYTMEKVPMKIADFLISISDNKYVILFMINVFLIIIGMLMDDLSGTLLVAPLLLPLAVRIGVHPVHFAAILGTNLGLGNVTPPTAPILYLGGRVGRVSFDQYIKPALIFMIFGNLPVIALTTYIPWLSMWLPKLVLGIR from the coding sequence ATGCATATAGTAATTGATATTCTTATACTTATAGTTGGCTTGTCTATAGGGGTTCCAGTCCCATTTGCTTTTATGGCGGCGGCTCTGTACATGGCTTTGATAGCTTTCCCTGATATTTCTTTTTTGGCTAGTGTTGGATTTAAGGCTCTTAATTCTATAACCCTGTTGTCAATACCGTTCTTTATTATGGCGGGAATGCTTATGGGCTCAAGTGGTATAGCTGAGAGGCTTGTTATATTTGCTGAGGCGCTTCTTGGAAGGATGAGAGGCGGATTAGGTGCTGCTACAATTTGGGCTTGTGCTATATTTGGTGCCATTTCTGGAACCGCTTCCTCTGCTGTGGCTGCTATAGGAACCATAATGATTCCAAAGCTGGAAGAAAGAGGATATCCAAGGTATTATACTACTGCAATGGTCAGTTGTGCTGCAATTTTAGGACAGCTTATACCCCCAAGTGTTCCTATGATTCTATATGGTTGGGTTACGCAGACTTCGATAACCGCCTGCTTTCTTTCTACAGTTATTCCAGGCATCTTAACTGCGACCTTATATTCTATAATTAACTACATAATGGTTAAGAAGAACTTCCCGTTCGTTAAGGTTGAGCCACCTGCTCCTGGTTTCGAGAAATTCAAAATAGTGGCTCGAGCTACAAGACAGAGCATCTGGAGCCTTCTTATGCCCGTGATAATTCTTGGTGGAATATATGGTGGTGTTACAACTCCTACTGAAGCTGCTGCTGTTGCGGTTACCTATGCGATAATAGTTGGTTTTTTTGTTCACAAAGAGCTTACTTTTAAGACCTTCTTTAAGTCTCTCTATACTGCCGCTACTACAAGCAGTGTTGTTGTTCTAATGCTCTTTTTCGTAACCATATTGGGCAGGATATATACCATGGAGAAAGTCCCTATGAAGATCGCTGATTTCCTTATTTCTATCTCTGATAACAAATATGTGATTCTATTTATGATAAATGTTTTCTTGATAATAATAGGTATGCTTATGGATGATTTAAGCGGGACCCTGCTTGTAGCTCCTCTTCTTTTACCTCTGGCTGTTCGTATAGGGGTTCACCCGGTGCATTTTGCCGCTATTTTAGGAACAAATCTTGGTCTTGGAAATGTGACCCCTCCTACAGCTCCCATTCTTTATCTCGGAGGGCGAGTGGGTAGGGTTTCCTTTGATCAATATATAAAGCCTGCTCTTATATTTATGATATTTGGAAATCTTCCCGTTATAGCTCTTACTACCTATATCCCTTGGCTTTCCATGTGGCTTCCTAAATTGGTTCTCGGTATTAGATAA
- the dctP gene encoding TRAP transporter substrate-binding protein DctP, protein MGKKLLSVLVVVFLAVLSLGLMVGSGLAQQQQPQYQWRMSQIHPVDSDYDIRAKEFAKKVFERTKGKIKIDVYSGGVLGDWTQIFEMVMRGTIEVALQQANANFDPELNLAYYFPYIFTTFEDAVKVYSPGGWAYKVVQKLWEKHNIKALDVVPIGMSGVSLKAMPPNPEDPTVKKGMKVRVMPIKPCEWTYEALGYIATPIPYAEVYTALQMGVADGQMGGPPYQGWQFRDVQKVWIQYNDFCETWWFVINKGIWDKLSPEDQKVLMEAANEESKIQWDRAKQVDEEYRQKLQKEYGWTIVMLTAEQLDKIAKHVRKVVWPKMEELCGKNLMDLIYKESGIPRQ, encoded by the coding sequence TTGGGTAAGAAACTTTTAAGTGTGTTGGTTGTGGTTTTCTTAGCGGTTTTAAGTTTAGGTCTAATGGTTGGATCAGGCTTAGCTCAGCAACAGCAACCCCAGTATCAGTGGAGGATGTCTCAGATTCACCCTGTAGATAGCGATTATGACATCCGTGCTAAGGAATTTGCTAAGAAGGTTTTTGAGAGAACCAAGGGTAAGATCAAGATTGATGTTTATTCTGGTGGAGTATTGGGGGACTGGACGCAGATCTTTGAAATGGTAATGCGTGGGACTATCGAAGTAGCTTTACAACAAGCCAATGCTAACTTTGACCCTGAACTCAATTTGGCTTATTACTTCCCATACATATTCACGACCTTCGAAGATGCGGTTAAAGTCTACAGTCCCGGAGGTTGGGCTTACAAGGTCGTTCAGAAGCTCTGGGAAAAGCATAACATAAAGGCTTTGGATGTTGTACCGATTGGTATGAGCGGTGTATCATTGAAGGCTATGCCTCCAAATCCTGAAGATCCTACAGTTAAGAAGGGTATGAAGGTTCGCGTTATGCCTATAAAGCCCTGTGAGTGGACTTATGAGGCTTTAGGTTACATCGCTACCCCTATACCTTATGCTGAGGTTTACACTGCCCTTCAGATGGGTGTAGCTGATGGGCAGATGGGCGGTCCGCCTTACCAAGGTTGGCAGTTCCGTGATGTTCAGAAGGTTTGGATACAGTACAACGACTTCTGCGAGACTTGGTGGTTTGTTATAAACAAGGGAATTTGGGATAAGCTGTCTCCTGAGGATCAGAAGGTGTTAATGGAGGCCGCAAACGAAGAATCTAAGATTCAGTGGGATAGGGCAAAGCAGGTTGATGAGGAGTATCGTCAGAAACTCCAGAAGGAATATGGGTGGACGATCGTTATGTTAACTGCTGAACAGCTTGATAAGATAGCCAAGCATGTGAGAAAGGTTGTATGGCCCAAGATGGAAGAGCTCTGTGGGAAGAACCTTATGGATCTCATCTATAAGGAGTCAGGTATACCTCGTCAATAG
- a CDS encoding PstS family phosphate ABC transporter substrate-binding protein, protein MRLRRIVVVATLVLAFAFGVWAQSKSVNVVGSTTVFPIAQACAEKFMDVKKDVNVSVKGGGSGVGIAALIDGTCDIAMSSRAMKKEEIEKAKARGVNPVEHMIARDGLAIVVHPSNPVKALTVAQVRDIYSGKINNWKEVGGKDVKIVVVSRDTASGTYGSFHELVLKDEKLRGDALLLASNKAVAEAVAQTEGAIGYIGLGYVTDKVKALEIEGVKPTMETVVNGTYKLSRPLFLYTNGEPKGAVKDFIDFILSPQGQKIVKDEGFVPVK, encoded by the coding sequence ATGAGGCTTAGGAGGATAGTTGTAGTAGCTACTTTAGTTTTAGCTTTTGCTTTTGGGGTATGGGCACAGTCTAAGAGCGTTAACGTAGTTGGTTCAACCACTGTATTTCCAATCGCTCAAGCTTGTGCTGAAAAGTTTATGGATGTTAAAAAGGATGTTAATGTTTCTGTCAAGGGAGGGGGTTCTGGCGTAGGAATAGCGGCTCTTATCGATGGGACTTGTGATATAGCGATGTCTTCAAGAGCTATGAAGAAAGAGGAGATAGAGAAGGCTAAGGCCAGAGGCGTTAATCCTGTTGAGCATATGATTGCGAGGGATGGTTTGGCTATAGTTGTTCATCCATCTAATCCTGTGAAGGCTTTGACAGTTGCTCAAGTTAGAGATATATACAGTGGAAAGATAAATAATTGGAAGGAAGTTGGTGGGAAGGACGTTAAGATCGTGGTCGTTTCAAGAGATACCGCTTCTGGAACTTACGGATCTTTCCATGAGCTTGTCTTAAAGGATGAGAAGCTTAGGGGAGACGCTCTTCTTTTAGCCTCTAACAAAGCTGTTGCAGAGGCTGTTGCTCAGACAGAGGGTGCTATTGGTTATATAGGATTAGGATACGTTACCGATAAGGTTAAGGCTTTGGAGATTGAGGGAGTTAAGCCCACGATGGAGACGGTAGTAAATGGTACTTATAAGCTCTCGAGGCCGCTTTTCCTGTACACTAATGGAGAACCTAAAGGTGCAGTTAAGGACTTCATAGATTTCATCTTGTCTCCGCAAGGGCAGAAGATAGTTAAGGATGAGGGTTTTGTTCCAGTTAAGTAG
- a CDS encoding Glu/Leu/Phe/Val dehydrogenase translates to MRLSTMGNLKPFGPLYENAQKQFLKAADLIDLDPNLGNFLLWPQRTLEVHFPVVMDDGRVEIFKGYRVQHNTARGPAKGGIRYHPDTHLDEVAALAFWMTWKCAVMNLPFGGGKGGVRVDPSKLSEKELERLSRRYFSEIQVIIGPHKDIPAPDINTNPKIMAWYMDTYSMNVGYTSLGVVTGKPLDLGGSEGRPEATGRGVSILANEACKILGKDISKARVAIQGFGNVGSYSAKILSEEYGAKIVAVSDISGGIYDERGLNISDLIHYRDMNKGIIKGYPKGEAISNKELLELDVDILVPAALENAITEKNANDVKAKIIIEGANGPITPEAEEILLKKGIFIVPDIVANAGGVVVSYFEWVQDLQTFFWDIDEIRKRLMKMMIHAFIEVGKTKEKYNTDMRTAAYIVAINRVASALKQRGYYPM, encoded by the coding sequence ATGAGATTAAGCACGATGGGGAATCTTAAGCCCTTTGGGCCACTTTATGAGAATGCTCAGAAACAGTTCTTAAAGGCAGCTGACCTCATAGACTTAGACCCAAACCTTGGAAACTTTCTCTTATGGCCGCAGAGAACCTTGGAAGTTCACTTTCCAGTAGTAATGGATGATGGAAGAGTAGAAATATTTAAGGGGTATAGGGTACAACATAACACAGCAAGAGGGCCTGCCAAGGGAGGCATAAGATATCATCCAGACACCCACCTTGATGAGGTTGCAGCCTTAGCATTTTGGATGACCTGGAAATGCGCAGTTATGAACCTTCCTTTTGGCGGGGGTAAGGGCGGAGTTAGAGTTGATCCATCGAAGCTATCAGAAAAGGAGCTCGAGAGACTAAGCAGAAGATACTTCTCAGAAATTCAAGTCATAATAGGGCCTCACAAGGATATACCGGCACCTGACATAAATACAAACCCAAAGATAATGGCCTGGTACATGGACACCTATAGCATGAATGTAGGTTATACAAGCCTTGGCGTGGTTACAGGAAAGCCTCTTGACCTTGGCGGATCCGAAGGCAGACCGGAAGCAACAGGTAGAGGGGTTTCAATACTAGCAAACGAAGCCTGTAAGATCTTAGGAAAGGATATTTCGAAGGCAAGAGTTGCAATTCAAGGATTTGGAAACGTTGGCTCTTACTCAGCGAAGATATTAAGTGAGGAATATGGAGCAAAGATAGTAGCAGTAAGCGATATAAGCGGTGGCATATACGATGAAAGGGGATTAAACATTAGCGACCTAATACACTATAGGGACATGAATAAAGGTATAATTAAAGGCTATCCTAAAGGAGAAGCGATATCAAACAAGGAACTTTTGGAGCTTGATGTAGACATCTTAGTTCCAGCAGCTCTTGAAAATGCGATTACAGAAAAAAACGCAAATGATGTTAAGGCAAAGATTATAATCGAGGGGGCAAACGGTCCTATTACTCCAGAAGCAGAAGAGATTCTTTTAAAGAAAGGCATTTTTATTGTACCTGACATTGTGGCAAACGCAGGAGGAGTCGTAGTATCTTACTTTGAGTGGGTCCAAGATCTCCAAACCTTCTTCTGGGATATTGATGAAATAAGAAAGAGGTTAATGAAAATGATGATTCATGCCTTCATAGAGGTCGGTAAAACCAAAGAAAAGTATAATACCGATATGAGAACAGCCGCATATATAGTTGCAATTAACAGGGTCGCAAGCGCTCTAAAACAAAGAGGCTACTATCCAATGTAA
- a CDS encoding rhodanese-like domain-containing protein — protein MKFVFLTLIIFLIILKMFEGTASALEIPEITPEEAWNYLGKEGYVFLDVREPHEYNEERIKGAINLPKGMVGSKIGELFPKKEAQVFIVYCRSGRRSLDATKTLIEMGYKAFNMKGGILAWKKANLPTEK, from the coding sequence TTGAAATTTGTCTTTCTCACTTTAATAATTTTTCTAATAATATTAAAGATGTTTGAGGGGACCGCTTCAGCTTTAGAGATTCCAGAAATTACACCTGAAGAAGCTTGGAACTACCTAGGAAAAGAAGGATATGTATTTCTCGATGTTAGAGAGCCTCATGAGTACAATGAGGAGCGTATTAAAGGGGCAATAAACCTACCTAAGGGAATGGTTGGCTCAAAAATAGGAGAACTCTTCCCTAAAAAAGAAGCCCAAGTATTCATAGTTTACTGTCGATCAGGAAGAAGATCTCTTGATGCTACTAAGACACTAATAGAAATGGGCTATAAAGCCTTTAACATGAAGGGTGGAATATTAGCCTGGAAAAAAGCAAATCTTCCAACGGAAAAATAA
- the ortB gene encoding 2-amino-4-oxopentanoate thiolase subunit OrtB — translation MKERYSYQAVMERRAEIMRKAVGIDYDRFVIKGIAFDYERMMKEVGYPIEEIRKIQSETSVGNTPLVELKNINKLIKKLAPKGKGARIFLKDEATNPSGSFKDRRASISIYRASQLGYKGVIAATSGNYGAAVASQAAKRNLRCIIVQECFDNNWIGQPEILEKGRACEAYGAEVVQLTVGPELFYYTLVLLEETGYFNASLYTPYAIAGIETLGYEIAEQTQKLTGRFPDAVVVTHAGGGLITGTARGLKKAGAQETKVIGASVDLRGLHMASTNDFNKKYFTTGHTGFGIPFAAYPDRADVPKNAARPLRYMDRYVLVTQGDVFYITEMLAQLEGLQRGPAGNTSLAAAFSLAMEMEEDKIIVVNETEYTGAGKLPSAQLTFAKKMGMIVKRGDPLKEDKPGQVIVIPEHPSQIRHIEYPLEELKKSYIKELIRRENKKDFDEKELSFLEEDLRISRKELIKLIDEVKIALQGLP, via the coding sequence TTGAAGGAAAGATACTCTTACCAAGCAGTTATGGAAAGAAGAGCTGAGATAATGAGAAAGGCAGTCGGTATAGATTACGATAGGTTCGTAATTAAAGGAATAGCTTTCGACTATGAGAGAATGATGAAAGAGGTAGGATATCCCATAGAAGAGATAAGAAAGATCCAAAGCGAAACATCTGTCGGGAATACTCCTCTTGTAGAGCTTAAAAACATAAATAAGCTGATTAAGAAACTAGCTCCAAAAGGTAAGGGAGCCAGGATATTCCTGAAGGATGAAGCAACGAACCCCTCTGGAAGCTTTAAGGATCGAAGAGCGTCAATAAGCATATATCGAGCATCACAACTGGGATATAAGGGCGTCATCGCCGCCACAAGCGGCAATTACGGAGCAGCGGTTGCATCTCAAGCAGCAAAGAGAAACCTAAGATGCATAATAGTTCAGGAGTGCTTCGATAATAATTGGATAGGACAGCCAGAAATATTGGAAAAGGGAAGGGCTTGTGAAGCATATGGTGCAGAAGTAGTTCAGCTTACTGTTGGACCGGAGCTATTTTATTACACGCTTGTCCTTCTAGAAGAGACCGGTTATTTTAATGCCTCACTTTATACCCCTTATGCTATAGCTGGAATAGAAACTCTAGGATATGAGATAGCTGAACAAACCCAAAAACTTACAGGAAGATTCCCTGATGCAGTCGTAGTTACACATGCTGGAGGAGGACTCATAACTGGAACCGCACGTGGACTTAAGAAAGCGGGAGCACAAGAGACTAAAGTAATAGGTGCAAGTGTAGATCTAAGAGGTCTACATATGGCCAGCACAAATGACTTTAACAAGAAATACTTTACTACAGGACATACGGGATTTGGTATACCTTTTGCAGCCTATCCTGACAGGGCAGATGTCCCTAAAAACGCAGCAAGACCCCTAAGATACATGGATAGATATGTTCTTGTAACTCAGGGAGATGTTTTCTATATAACTGAGATGCTTGCGCAGCTCGAAGGCCTACAGAGAGGACCCGCTGGAAACACATCCTTAGCTGCAGCCTTTTCTCTTGCAATGGAAATGGAAGAGGATAAAATAATAGTCGTCAATGAAACGGAATATACCGGAGCTGGAAAGCTACCTTCTGCTCAGCTAACCTTCGCTAAAAAAATGGGAATGATAGTTAAACGAGGAGATCCCTTGAAGGAAGATAAACCAGGACAGGTTATAGTTATACCAGAACATCCATCTCAGATAAGGCACATAGAATATCCCTTAGAAGAACTTAAAAAGAGCTATATTAAGGAACTAATACGTCGAGAAAATAAGAAAGACTTCGATGAAAAGGAGTTAAGCTTCTTAGAGGAAGATTTAAGAATCTCAAGAAAAGAATTGATCAAGCTTATAGATGAGGTAAAAATAGCCCTTCAGGGGTTACCTTAA
- the ortA gene encoding 2-amino-4-oxopentanoate thiolase subunit OrtA has product MAKRGDFVQIQVKILEPGERAPNLPEDTKRVPFEMRVKGFLIEEEAKLGSSVKIRTFSGREISGTLVAINPVYEHNFGEPVPELLNIGEELRKILGGE; this is encoded by the coding sequence ATAGCTAAAAGAGGTGATTTTGTCCAAATCCAAGTTAAAATACTTGAACCTGGGGAAAGGGCTCCAAACCTACCAGAAGACACTAAAAGGGTTCCTTTCGAAATGAGGGTTAAGGGGTTTCTAATCGAAGAGGAAGCAAAATTAGGATCCAGCGTTAAAATAAGGACCTTTTCTGGCAGAGAGATAAGTGGAACCTTAGTAGCCATAAATCCAGTATACGAACATAACTTTGGCGAGCCGGTTCCTGAGCTCTTAAACATCGGTGAAGAGCTAAGAAAGATATTAGGAGGTGAATAG
- the pstA gene encoding phosphate ABC transporter permease PstA: MKWLIFEEKIAVMVLRLLVLFVLLFLFSLLLVLVIKGGEKLTLSFLLEEPRKSMTEGGIYPALLGSLYLSVGSIIVALPLGVFSGIYLSEFAKDNWFTSLVRSCVNALAGIPSVVFGLFGLSLFVNAFGFGVSILSGVLTLGVLVLPIMIKVTEEAIKAIPMDLREAAYALGAGKWKMIRIVLLPIAFPSILTGAILSLGRAAGETAPIMFTAVTFYTRKLPSSIFDEVMALPYLIYGLMTEGTKPEKQIPMAFGSALVLLILTLSISGLGIYLRYRWRRKGII, translated from the coding sequence ATGAAGTGGTTGATCTTTGAGGAAAAAATAGCCGTAATGGTTCTTAGATTGTTGGTTTTATTTGTGCTTCTTTTCTTATTTTCGTTACTTTTAGTTTTAGTAATCAAGGGCGGTGAAAAGCTAACCCTGTCTTTCCTTCTTGAAGAACCAAGAAAAAGTATGACTGAAGGAGGTATATATCCTGCTCTTTTAGGTAGCCTTTATCTTTCAGTAGGTTCTATAATCGTCGCCCTGCCTCTTGGAGTTTTTTCAGGTATATATCTAAGTGAGTTTGCTAAGGATAATTGGTTTACTTCTCTTGTGAGAAGTTGTGTAAATGCCTTAGCTGGCATACCATCGGTAGTATTCGGTTTGTTTGGTTTATCTCTTTTTGTTAATGCTTTTGGTTTTGGAGTTTCAATTCTTTCAGGAGTGTTAACTCTTGGCGTTCTTGTTTTACCTATCATGATAAAGGTTACTGAAGAGGCTATTAAGGCGATACCTATGGATTTGAGAGAGGCGGCTTACGCTTTAGGAGCAGGTAAGTGGAAAATGATTAGGATTGTTCTTTTGCCTATCGCCTTTCCAAGTATTCTCACTGGTGCTATATTAAGTTTGGGTAGGGCGGCGGGCGAGACTGCTCCTATAATGTTTACTGCAGTGACCTTTTATACTCGTAAGCTTCCTAGCTCTATATTTGATGAAGTTATGGCTCTTCCGTATCTTATTTATGGCCTAATGACTGAAGGAACTAAACCAGAGAAGCAAATTCCAATGGCATTCGGATCGGCTCTTGTATTACTAATCTTAACTTTATCTATAAGCGGTTTAGGTATATATCTAAGATATAGGTGGAGGAGGAAAGGCATAATTTAG